The nucleotide window GAATCCTTAAGTGCTTCCGAATCCGAATCACAAAGTGCTAGTGAATCAGAATCCCTGAGTGCTTCTGAATCAGAATCATTAAGTGCCAGTGAATCCGAATCACAGAGTGCTTCCGAATCCGAATCCTTGAGTGCCAGTGAATCTGAATCACAGAGTGCTTCCGAATCTGAATCATTGAGTGCTAGTGAGTCTGAATCACAAAGTGCTTCTGAATCCGAATCACAGAGTGCTAGTGAGTCTGAATCACAGAGTGCTTCTGAATCAGAATCACAAAGTGCTAGTGAGTCCGAATCATTAAGTGCCAGTGAATCAGAATCACAGAGTGCTTCCGAATCCGAATCATTGAGTGCTAGTGAATCCGAATCACAAAGTGCTAGTGAGTCCGAATCCTTAAGTGCTAGTGAATCAGAATCCTTAAGTGCTTCCGAATCCGAATCACAAAGTGCTAGTGAATCAGAATCCTTAAGTGCTAGTGAATCCGAATCACAGAGTGCTTCTGAATCTGAATCCTTAAGTGCTTCCGAATCCGAATCACAAAGTGCTAGTGAATCAGAATCCTTAAGTGCTAGTGAATCCGAATCACAGAGTGCTTCTGAATCCGAATCCTTGAGTGCTAGTGAGTCTGAATCACAGAGTGCTTCTGAATCTGAATCCTTAAGTGCTTCCGAATCCGAATCCTTAAGTGCTTCCGAATCCGAATCACAAAGTGCTAGTGAATCTGAATCCTTAAGTGCTTCCGAATCCGAATCACAAAGTGCTAGTGAATCAGAATCCTTAAGTGCTTCCGAATCAGAATCACAGAGTGCCTCAGAATCAGAATCCTTAAGCGCTAGTGAATCAGAATCACAGAGTGCCTCAGAATCAGAATCCTTAAGCGCTAGTGAATCCGAATCCCAGAGTGCTTCTGAATCTGAATCCTTAAGTACTTCCGAATCCGAATCACAAAGTGCTAGTGAATCCGAATCACAGAGTGCTTCCGAATCAGAATCCTTAAGTGCCAGTGAATCCGAATCACAGAGTGCCTCAGAATCCGAATCCTTGAGTGCCAGTGAATCTGAATCACAGAGTGCTTCCGAATCCGAATCTTTGAGTGCTAGTGAATCAGAATCACAGAGTGCCTCAGAATCCGAATCCTTGAGTGCTAGTGAATCAGAATCACAGAGTGCTAGTGAGTCTGAATCACAAAGCTCTTCCGAATCCGAATCCTTGAGTGCCAGTGAGTCTGAATCACAGAGTGCCAGTGAATCCGAATCCTTGAGTGCCAGTGAATCTGAATCACAAAGTGCTTCCGAATCCGAATCCTTGAGTGCCAGTGAGTCTGAATCACAGAGTGCCAGTGAATCAGAATCACAGAGTGCCTCAGAATCCGAATCCTTAAGTGCTAGTGAGTCTGAATCACAAAGTGCTTCTGAATCGGAATCCTTGAGTGCCAGTGAATCAGAATCACAGAGTGCCTCAGAATCCGAATCCTTAAGTGCTAGTGAATCAGAATCACAAAGTGCTTCCGAATCCGAATCCTTAAGTGCTAGTGAATCAGAATCACAAAGTGCTTCCGAATCTGAATCATTGAGTGCTAGTGAGTCTGAATCCCAGAGTGCTTCTGAATCCGAATCATTGAGTGCTAGTGAATCCGAATCACAGAGTGCCTCAGAATCCGAATCCTTAAGTGCTAGTGAGTCTGAATCACAAAGTGCTTCCGAATCCGAATCATTGAGTGCTAGTGAGTCTGAATCACAAAGTGCTTCTGAATCCGAATCCTTGAGTGCCAGTGAGTCTGAATCCCAGAGTGCCAGTGAATCCGAATCCTTGAGTGCCAGTGAATCTGAATCACAAAGTGCTTCCGAATCCGAATCCTTGAGTGCCAGTGAGTCTGAATCCCAGAGTGCCTCAGAATCCGAATCCTTAAGTGCTAGTGAGTCTGAATCACAAAGTGCTTCCGAATCCGAATCCTTAAGTGCCAGTGAATCTGAATCCCAGAGTGCCTCAGAATCCGAATCCTTAAGTGCTAGTGAATCAGAATCACAAAGTGCTTCCGAATCCGAATCCCAGAGTGCCAGTGAATCCGAATCCTTAAGTGCTAGTGAGTCTGAATCCCAGAGTGCTTCTGAATCCGAATCATTGAGTGCCAGTGAATCAGAATCCCAGAGTGCCTCAGAATCTGAATCATTGAGTGCGAGTGAATCAGAATCGCAAAGTGCTTCCGAATCCGAATCATTGAGTGCTAGTGAGTCTGAATCACAAAGTGCTTCTGAATCCGAATCCTTAAGTGCCAGTGAATCAGAATCCCAGAGTGCCTCAGAATCTGAATCATTGAGTGCGAGTGAATCAGAATCGCAAAGTGCTAGCGAGTCCGAATCCTTAAGTGCTAGTGAGTCCGAATCCCAGAGTGCTTCTGAATCAGAATCATTGAGTGCCAGTGAATCAGAATCCCAGAGTGTTTCCGAATCCGAATCATTGAGTGCTAGTGAGTCCGAATCACAAAGTGCTTCTGAATCCGAATCATTGAGTGCTAGTGAATCAGAATCACAAAGTGCTTCCGAATCCGAATCCTTAAGTGCTAGTGAATCCGAATCCCAGAGTGCTTCTGAATCCGAATCATTGAGTGCTAGTGAGTCTGAATCACAAAGTGCTTCTGAATCCGAATCCTTAAGTGCCAGTGAATCAGAATTCCAGAGTGCCTCAGAATCTGAATCATTGAGTGCGAGTGAATCAGAATCGCAAAGTGCTAGCGAGTCCGAATCCTTAAGTGCTAGTGAGTCCGAATCCCAGAGTGCTTCTGAATCAGAATCATTGAGTGCCAGTGAATCAGAATCCCAGAGTGCTTCCGAATCCGAATCATTGAGTGCTAGTGAGTCCGAATCACAAAGTGCTTCTGAATCCGAATCATTGAGTGCTAGTGAATCAGAATCACAAAGTGCTTCCGAATCCGAATCCTTAAGTGCTAGTGAATCCGAATCCCAGAGTGCTTCTGAATCCGAATCATTGAGTGCTAGTGAGTCCGAATCACAAAGTGCTTCCGAATCCGAATCATTGAGCGCTAGTGAGTCCGAATCCCAGAGTGCTTCTGAATCAGAATCATTGAGTGCCAGTGAGTCTGAATCACAAAGTGCTTCCGAGTCCGAATCCTTAAGTGCTAGTGAATCTGAATCCTTAAGTGCTAGTGAATCCGAATCACAAAGCGGTTCTGAATCCGAATCACAAAGCGGTTCTGAATCCGAATCACAAAGTGGTTCTGAATCCGAATCACAAAGTGGTTCTGAATCCGAATCACAAAGCGGTTCTGAGTCTGAATCCGGCGGAGCTGGTGCAGTTGTTGATCCAGGTACGAATGCCGGTTCCGGTGTGAACGCTGGTGGGACTAATAGTGGCTCTGGTCAAACCATTCATGGTGGAGACGGTGCTAAGATTAATTCTGGTTCTAAGGGAACAAACTCTCATGGAACAAGCTCTAACGGTCAGAATACCGGTGGAAATGCGGGCAGCTCAGAAACTGCGGGGACGTCTGGTAATGGTGTCCAAACTGGCGGTGATGCTGCTAAGGTATCTGCAGCCGGTACCAATGTTTCAGGAAGCAACTCGAGTTCTACTGGCTTGAATTCTGGTCAGACTACAGGTTCAAATGAATTACCTCAAACTAATGAGGTTGAAGACAGTGAAGCTGTTTCGGCCTTAGGTGTTCTGCTCGCTGGATTCTTGGGTCTGTTTGGTCTCAAGAGAAAGAAGCGTGACGAATAAAGTCTGAAGTGAGCCCATAATTCTAAGTGAATTCTGTGTGAACTGAATTAAAGAGTCTTGGTATGTAAATACATACCAGGGCTCTTTTTTTCGTCCATATATTGGCTCAATAATGGGGACTTGTGATTTTGAAATTATTTTACGAACGGTATATTAATTGCAATGCTTAGTTTCTACAGTAAATTTTATTATAATGTTTATTCTGCTAGAATAACTTAATATTAAAACCCGTTCTATAGGGTGTTCACGCGGCATATTTGTGGTAAAATTAATTTAGAAATTAAATTTTTTTGCGTGAAATTAAAAGGCATTTATATCCACATTCTCAAAAGTGTGGCAGCTAAGAACGGAAAAGTGAGATGGGCCATTCATGAATTATTTTGTTGATGCCGATTTAGGAGAAACAATTACTGGAATTGAGCAAGCTGAATTTAACCGTCTTGAGTTATTCAAAAAAGCTCAAATTCCGGCAAAGATTATATATATGCACCACAATCCGAAAATTCATATTTTTTTTAAAAAATTCAAAGTTCAAGATGATGCCTTCTCAATGTATGACTATTTTCAAAAGTCAATTAAGGTGAGTGATCAGGCACCTTTTGATTGGCCGTCGTACTGGCAAGACACCTGTAAATATAGTTTGCAATATAGTGCTGATTATCCGGATATTCGGGTGACTGATGAAACCGGGAAAATCATTATCTACGCTGGGTTCTTGGACAGTACCTATACTAAGTTAAACTATCTTAATCGGTTTGATAAGAATCACAACAAAATTCAGACTGACCTTTATGATAGTCGTGGATTTTTAAGCAGTTCAAACTTCTTAGCTGAAAATGGTCTGGTAAATTCGTCCGTTTACTACGATCCAAGTGGTAAAGTGCAAATCATCCGACAAAATTTAACTAGTGAAAAGAATGCGTATGTGCGTAATATTACGTTGACTGACTATAACGGACAACAATATTATTTTGCCACTGATGAAGAATTAGAAACTTTTTTCTTAAATGAAATCAACAAAAAGGGCGACGTATTCTATTCAGATCGTAGTGAAAACTTTGCCAAGTCTTTTGATATGACTAATTCAGAGCTGAAGATAATTGCTGTCCTCCATAATACACACGTCCGAAAAGGCCAAGACGTAGTAACCGGAACGATGAAACGGGGGGTGTACGATTATGTGTTAACACATCCTCAACATTTGGTTGGCATAATTTGTTCAACGGAACAGCAAAAGAAAGATTTATTAAAGCGATTCGACGACCTTCCACCGGTTACAGTAATTCCAGTTGGTTGTGCCATTCATCATAATGTAAAAACAAAAAAGCGAAATCTTCATCGAATAATTTGTATGGCTCGATATTCACCTCAAAAACAACTAATGCACCAAGTTAAAGCAGTAGAAAAATTGGTTCCTGAGTTTCCTGATATTGAACTTAATCTGTTTGGTAGTGGAAGTAGGGAAGGGGAACTTAAGGCATATATTTCAGAGCATAACTTGGAAAAAAATGTATTATTGAGAGGTTTTCAAAAAAACTTAAATGAAGAATATGCCAAGGGTTCATTATTTTTACAGACGAGTACAGAGGAAGGATTTTCTTTGAGTACGATTGAAGCACTTAGTTATAGTGTTCCGGTGATTGGGTATGACATTAATTACGGCCCTAGTGAAATGATTATTGACGGTAAGAATGGATTTCTGGTTTCGGCTGATGATCAAGACATGCTTTATAAAAAAATGAGAACGTACCTTAAGAATACTAAACTACAAAAGAAGTTTATGAAAAACTGTCGTTCTTCAATTCAAAAATTTGCACCTGAAAAGGTTCAGAAAAAATGGATGAAGTTGAATAAGTCGCTGATAAGTTAAGCGAAACTCAAAAATTAATTTAACTTAATTGAGATTGGAAAGGTAGGAATAATCTATATGAATTATTTTGTTGATTCTGATCTTGGCGGCGTTATCACAGGGATAGAGCAGGCAGAATTTAATCGGTTAAAATTGTTTCAAGAAGCCAAGATGCCTGCAAAAATCGTATATCTAACCTATAAGCCAAGAATGCAGGAATATGCAAAGAAATTTGGGGTACAAGGGCGCAGCTTTTCGATGTATGATTACTTTCAAGATGCCACTCAGTTTAAAGAAGTTGAGAATTATGATTGGCAATCTTACTGGCAGGATACCTGTCATTATCAGTTACAGTACGTTCCTTCAACTAGAGATATCCGAGTCAATAAGCCAGATGGTTCCTTATTAATGTATGCCAATTTTGTGGATGAAGATTATACGCAAGTTAATTATATTAATTATTTTGATAAGGATAGACAAAAAATTCGTCGAGACACTTATGATTGTCGTGGCTTTTTAAGTCGAACAACATTTTTGGAAGAAAAAGATATAACTAATTCGGAAATTTATTTTGATCAGAATGGTAGCGTTCGAATTGTCAAAGAATACACTGTCAGCCACGAAAAAGGAAAGTCGTTTTTAAGCCAGATTGTGCTACGGAACTATCGAAATAAGGATTATTATTTTGCCAACGAAGAGGAATTTCGAACGTTTTTCTTCAATCACTTATTTGATGATGACGATCTAGTTTTCGTTGATCGTCAAAGTGAAATGGCGAAAAGTATTCAACACACAAGAAAATCGGTCAAAATGGTTATGATTTTTCATAATGGTCATATTAAGGCTGGGGAAAGTGTCAAGCTAGGTCGCTTAAAATTCGGTGTTTATGACTACACATTGGCACATATAGATAGAGCATCAGCTTTTGTGACGTCAACGGCGCAGCAAACTGCTGATTTAAAAGATCGTTATGATAGTTTACCACCGGTCTTCACAATTCCAGTTAGTTGGACTGAACCACTACCGCTCACTGTTAAGGATTTCGAAGCCCGTAATCCTCACCGAATCATTAGTATTGCACGCTATTCAAGACAAAAACAATTACATCACCAAGTTAAGGCTGTAGAAAGATTAGTCCCCGAATTTCCAGATATCGAATTACATTTGTTAGGATATGGTGCCACGGTTGGGGCGGAGTTGGACAAATATATCAAGGAACATCATTTGGAAAGGAACGTATTCTTACGAGGTTTTCAGTTAGATTTAACTGAAGATTTGCGTAAAGGAAGTTTAGCCCTGCAGACTAGCATTGAGGAAGGTTTTTCGATTTCTTCTTTACAGTCATTGAGTGCTGCAGTTCCTGTGATTGGATATGATATTAACTACGGGCCTAAAGAAATGATCGTAGATGGTGAAAATGGGTTCTTGATACCAGCTGATGATGAAGAAATGCTTTACCAAAAAATGCGAGAATATTTGAGTGACAAGGCCTTACAGGTAAAATTTATGAAGAACTGTCAGCCATTAGCTCAGAAATTTTCAGCAGAAAAATTGAAAGCACAGTGGGTCAAGCTAGTTAATGAAATTAATCCACAATCTTAAATATAAAATCAATCTTCCAACAAGATTCATGGATAAATATGAATTGTCGAGAATATACTTAGGGATTTAAATAATTTAGGGAGGAATTTAGATGATAGTATTGGCCTCACTTTTTGCACGGACGGGTGTTCAATTTTTTGTTCGTTGTTCAATATACGTTGCGTTGTTGGCATTAGTGATTATTGTTCGGTTAGTACACCGTCGATCTACCCGGAAAAAACTAGATCATTTAACCAAAGAAATGATGAAGCAAACAGAAAAGGATGATCAAGGAAAGTATCCTTGGGAATACGAAGATAGCAAAGCGCACTCATGGGATAACGAAGAAACACATACACGTCGCTGATTGTGGCTGAGTCGAGAAAGAGAGATGGCAAATGAATTATTTTGTGAATATACAATTAGGCGCCACGATAAGTGGTATTGAAGAAGCTCAATTCAGGCGATTGCAGCTATTCCAGAAGGCGGGTATTCCCGCAAAGATTATTTATATGGGGTATAGCTCACGACTGTATGAATATTCTGATAAATTTGGGGTGTTGGGTTCAACATTCTCAATGTACGATTATTTTCAAGGAACCACAGATTTTAACGAGGGCTATGGGGATTTTGACTGGCGTAGATATTGGGAGCAACGGTGCCATTATCGCTTACAATACATTGATGGAGCGAATGGTGAACGGGATATTCGTGTGATGGACGAAAATGATTACTTCGTAATGTACGCGCATTTTTTGAATGAAGAATATACACGTATTGATTACATAAATTATTTCAATCGTAACCATGCTAAAATGCGTCGAGATGTTTTCGATAGTCGAGGATTTCTCAGTCGTACATCATTTCTTGGTGAAGGTGATACAGTTATTACGGAACTTTATTATGATAGAGATCAGCACGTGCGTTTGATAAAGAGTTGTCGCACGGTTGAGGGACGTTCAGTTTTAACTAAAATTACACTAAAGAATTATAATAATCGTGACTATCTTTTTGATAGTGAAACAGAATTACAGACTTTCTTTTTAAATGAAATAAACCGCGAAGGGGATTTCTTTTTCTGTGATCGGAACAGCCTGTTAGCACCAGCTTTTTATCGAACAAAGCCGGAACTCAGAGTTGCTTCAGTTTTGCATAACACACATGTGCGCGCCGGGCAGGATATTGTGACGGGTGTTCTAAAGCATAATGTTTATGAATTTACGCTCGAGCATCCTGAACACTGGAATCGAATGATTGTTTCTACTGATAAGCAGAAGAAAGATCTTTTGGCTAGATTTACAAATCTACCACAAGTGGTTACAATTCCAGTGGGCTATGCAGTTCCTCATAAAGTTGATTTTAAAGCGAGAAGTCCGCACAGAATTATCGGAGTTGCCCGTTATTCACCAGAAAAAAATTTGATGCATCAAATTCAGGCAGTAGAACGTTTGATACCAGAATTTCCGGATATTGAGTTACATTTATATGGGCATGGTGACCGGGTTGCTGACGAACTTAGAAAATACATTCAAGAGCATCAATTAACCAAAAATGTTTTTCTGCGAGGGTTTAAGACGGATTTGACTGAGGAGTATAAACAAGCTTCTCTGGCATTACTTACAAGTCGTGAAGAGGGCTTTTCGTTATCAACATTGGAAGAATTAAGCTTTAGTATTCCTGTGATTAGTTATGACATGAATTATGGCCCTAGTGATATGATTAGTGATGGCAAGAATGGCTACTTGGTGCCCTCTAACGATCAAGAAATGTTAACGCAAAGAATTCGTGAGTATTTGGGTGATCATGATAAGCAGTTAGAAATGATGGCCAACTGTGAACCATTGCTAAAAAAGTTTTCTCCAACTGAGATTACCAAGAAGTGGCAAACATTCATTGAAGATGAAGAAATTACTAGTGGTGTAGATAAGAAGTAACTGACAAGTCAGCTAGGTTCTATCTGTGTGTCTTGAGACTATCTAACTTAGTCATTGGGCCAACACCTAAAGACAAGGGGCACCTGTATTTTGAAGAAACATAATTTTTTTAAGATTGTTGTACGAATTCTATTTTTACTCGTTGTTGGCGTGGTGGTTTTCTTTACTGTCAAAAGTATGAATAAAATTTATATTTCTAAATTTGGTAATAAGCATTATTATCAAAGGGTTAAATCTGTCAGTACGAACGATGGTTTAGTGAATCAGAAAATCTATTCTAAGGCGACACTGAAGAAGTTAACGACAGTTACCCATGGGACTAAGTACACTGGTAATACTAGCCTTGACCGCGTTTCAGAAACCTACCATTACAAGATTAAAAAAGACAACATTAGTAACTTTATGGGAAATGACGGTGTTTTGCAGCTATACAATAAGTCTAAATTTATGTCTGATGCGATGGTTCGTGATGCAGCTATGATGTGGAATACGTTAGCTGGACAGACAATCGTTGAAGTAGTTGATTCACAAAATAAGTCTGATGAAGTAATTCATGACAGTCAAAAGAAGACCAAGTATGGTGTTGGTGGTCAAAGTTATAATGGTATGGGCATGATATTTTATCCCAACGATTGGGCAGTGACAGGGTTGACCAAACAGAACAAACAAAACTGGAAGGAAGCCATCCTACTTAAAGAAATGGGCCATGCTTTGGGTGTTCCTAATATGGGAGGCGGTTTGATGGGAACCAATGATCAAGTCGCAAATTTAAAAAATGCCGATTTTATGGGGGCGTGGGGTGTTCAGCTCTCTAATGCACCTAAATCTAATCTTAAGGGAATTACGACTACAAGAATGGATGGCGCAGTTCTCAAGATTGCTGGGATTGCGTGGCCTCGTCCGCGTAA belongs to Levilactobacillus yonginensis and includes:
- a CDS encoding glycosyltransferase translates to MNYFVDADLGETITGIEQAEFNRLELFKKAQIPAKIIYMHHNPKIHIFFKKFKVQDDAFSMYDYFQKSIKVSDQAPFDWPSYWQDTCKYSLQYSADYPDIRVTDETGKIIIYAGFLDSTYTKLNYLNRFDKNHNKIQTDLYDSRGFLSSSNFLAENGLVNSSVYYDPSGKVQIIRQNLTSEKNAYVRNITLTDYNGQQYYFATDEELETFFLNEINKKGDVFYSDRSENFAKSFDMTNSELKIIAVLHNTHVRKGQDVVTGTMKRGVYDYVLTHPQHLVGIICSTEQQKKDLLKRFDDLPPVTVIPVGCAIHHNVKTKKRNLHRIICMARYSPQKQLMHQVKAVEKLVPEFPDIELNLFGSGSREGELKAYISEHNLEKNVLLRGFQKNLNEEYAKGSLFLQTSTEEGFSLSTIEALSYSVPVIGYDINYGPSEMIIDGKNGFLVSADDQDMLYKKMRTYLKNTKLQKKFMKNCRSSIQKFAPEKVQKKWMKLNKSLIS
- a CDS encoding glycosyltransferase, which encodes MNYFVNIQLGATISGIEEAQFRRLQLFQKAGIPAKIIYMGYSSRLYEYSDKFGVLGSTFSMYDYFQGTTDFNEGYGDFDWRRYWEQRCHYRLQYIDGANGERDIRVMDENDYFVMYAHFLNEEYTRIDYINYFNRNHAKMRRDVFDSRGFLSRTSFLGEGDTVITELYYDRDQHVRLIKSCRTVEGRSVLTKITLKNYNNRDYLFDSETELQTFFLNEINREGDFFFCDRNSLLAPAFYRTKPELRVASVLHNTHVRAGQDIVTGVLKHNVYEFTLEHPEHWNRMIVSTDKQKKDLLARFTNLPQVVTIPVGYAVPHKVDFKARSPHRIIGVARYSPEKNLMHQIQAVERLIPEFPDIELHLYGHGDRVADELRKYIQEHQLTKNVFLRGFKTDLTEEYKQASLALLTSREEGFSLSTLEELSFSIPVISYDMNYGPSDMISDGKNGYLVPSNDQEMLTQRIREYLGDHDKQLEMMANCEPLLKKFSPTEITKKWQTFIEDEEITSGVDKK
- a CDS encoding glycosyltransferase, which translates into the protein MNYFVDSDLGGVITGIEQAEFNRLKLFQEAKMPAKIVYLTYKPRMQEYAKKFGVQGRSFSMYDYFQDATQFKEVENYDWQSYWQDTCHYQLQYVPSTRDIRVNKPDGSLLMYANFVDEDYTQVNYINYFDKDRQKIRRDTYDCRGFLSRTTFLEEKDITNSEIYFDQNGSVRIVKEYTVSHEKGKSFLSQIVLRNYRNKDYYFANEEEFRTFFFNHLFDDDDLVFVDRQSEMAKSIQHTRKSVKMVMIFHNGHIKAGESVKLGRLKFGVYDYTLAHIDRASAFVTSTAQQTADLKDRYDSLPPVFTIPVSWTEPLPLTVKDFEARNPHRIISIARYSRQKQLHHQVKAVERLVPEFPDIELHLLGYGATVGAELDKYIKEHHLERNVFLRGFQLDLTEDLRKGSLALQTSIEEGFSISSLQSLSAAVPVIGYDINYGPKEMIVDGENGFLIPADDEEMLYQKMREYLSDKALQVKFMKNCQPLAQKFSAEKLKAQWVKLVNEINPQS